From Drosophila santomea strain STO CAGO 1482 chromosome 2R, Prin_Dsan_1.1, whole genome shotgun sequence:
ATGGCAGCGGCGGGCATGGATGGCCAGATATCGTTGTGGGACCTCTACAACTGAACTATGACTTAGTCCTAAGTGTTACAGTGTCTGTTCCAGATTACCTTGACTGCAACGGTTTAGCGATCCTCTTGAAATAGCTTTACtttataagtattttttttaataacctTTGGATATTTGCTTCGGTTCAGAAATGTTTTGTGAATTTGGCTATTTTTAAAGCCAATTAAAGGGATTGGCAACATATCCACGTGTCCGCAGGTAGTTTTGTTACTAAGGTGAGCTTTGACAACCcttgaatattttatgaagTGTACCTTTTTAAagattataaaaaatatatataacgaATATTGGCCATTTAGTAcacttttatttgcttatgTGAATGGGGACCAGGGCCAATTCCAATCAATAATTAAACACATATTTCTAATAAgttatattttagtttattaagAATCAAATCTGAGTACCGCATGCACTTTGTGCCTTTCGCTGCATTTCTCTCCTCTCTTCTGGACTCTATTTCCGCTTCCGCTTACACAAACACACtgacacactcacacatacatAGATAAATACATTCTACTACGTTTAAGGGGTAAATCCTAAGGTCTATGTCTACTTCTTAGTTTTAGCACTACCACTGTTGCTGTGGCTCCCGCTCATATTGCACAATGCctccggatccggatccgcctccttgttgctgctgccgttgctcTGTTCGCcatcgttggccacttccgGTTCCTTAAGAGCCATTTTCTGGAAATCGCAGTCGATGATCCTCTTGCGCTTGCGCAGCGGTCGACTACACTCGGCGGCCGCCTCTTTGGTTTGAATGAGTGTCCGTTTGGTCTGCAGCCGCGTAATCTTCAGCTTGGGCAGCTTCTGGTTGTCCGCCTCGGGATCGGATTGCGTAGATTCCCTGACGATGCAGTGCGTCTGTTGCGGTGAAGGAGATGATTCCTGTGAAATAGATGGCGAACCCGCGTTGGTGTCCCCATCTGGATTTGTCTTTGGTATGGATTCCTTTTCATCCTCTTCCTGATCGTTGTCCAGCTCCTGGCGCGACTCACTTTGTTGCTCCACATCTGGCTTCTCATCCTCCAGTTCacttctgcttttgctgcagTCCAGCGGCTGTGGTTGCTCCTGCTCTTCTGGATTTTCCCCTCTGCTCGGAGCAGTCCGCTGCTCTTCGAAACGCTTCCTCTCCTCGGGAGTTAGGTGTGCCTTGTAGAAGTCTATCACTGGCAGAGGAAcgggtatgggtatgggcaGGGGGATGATGATCGGATAGGGCACCATCACGGTCACCGGCGGCACAGCACCCAACAGAGACCCCAGCTCGGGCATTTGTGGGGGAAGCGGTGGTCCGAAGGGCGGTCCAAAACCACGGGGCATCATGCCATGCGGAGGTGGATGCATAAAGTGAtgcggaggcggtggtggaCGACCCGCAAACGGATGTCCCATGGGCACACCATTCGAGGGCGTGGCGAAGTAGCTGGCCGGGATGGCAGTTGGTCCCCGTGGAAGAGCTTGTGGTGGGGGCACCTGGGGAGCCTGCTGCGGTTGTGGTGACTCCTGCATGCTGGGCATGGGCGAGAGCGGAGGCAGTGGTACACTGGATCCACCAAAGTCAGCCGTTAGTGTGGGAGGTGCCTGATGTTGCTGCGGtgtctgttgctgttgctgttgctgctgttggtgttggtgttgctgctgctgtttctggaGCAGACTGGCCACAGTTTCCGAGCCCGAGGAAGAGGAGATACCTCGGCGCTTGCGGCGACCCAACTTTCCAGCCAAATGCCGCTGGACAGGcggtggcggaggaggaggaactCCGGCGGGTCCCGGACTCTTCTGGGCCAGCAACTTCGAGACGGGTGCCACTGAGATCAGAGGTTTGCTGGGATGATGACTAGGCGGCGAGTCCGGACAGCGGCTGGTGGCCGGAGCAGTGGGCGGACCCGGAGACACCGAGAGCGTGGAGGCAGGCGAGGCAGAGCGACTCCTGCAGTTGCGAAGCCACAGATCCGGGGTTATCAGCCCAGCCTCGCTGCCCGCATCCATGGCCTGATCCCGCAGGTGCGGATGCATGTCCAGGTGGGCCTGGGTCTCGTGGCAGAATATCTGCATCTTGTACTGGTTGAGGCACTTCTCCGAGCAGAACTGTAGCTGGGAGGCGCCGTCCTGAAAGTCCACGTAGCTCACCGCGTGGCGGACATGCTTGCACCAGTCGCAGGTCTTGGCCTTCTTGAAGGATGCCCTCCGGCTCTGGGCGAAGCAGGACTCGGAGCAGTAGCGCGGTCCGTCGCAACTGGTCAGGTAATCCGGCGCATTCTCCGCAATCGGTCGGTGGCACCAGCAGCAATTGCTGAAGTCTGTGGAAGAAGCAACATAAATACCTTTATAAGTCTCATGAACTTGAACGAAGTTATATGGAAGTAATGATTAATAACTATTAggatattatttaaaatttgagtttattattaaatattttctttactaGAAAAAGCATATGACTATCCTGCAAGAAAGTAATTGATCGAATCAAACAAACCAAACATTTCGGAAGCAAAAATGTTCTATTAAATCGGAAATTGATTCCTGCCGAACTGCAAATTTGATTTCCGCAAGCATCCGTACAAACTGAGCTCCAAATATCCTATTCCTAATATGGACCGCTTCTTCCTGCTCGGCACTAGCCAAATTGTGTAAACCATATTTGGGTCTTAATGAATCTGTTATTCGATAACGCAGCATCGGCAAACTCCGGACTGAGTTGATGAAAAGTTAGCACAATTTCCAGCCTGTCTGAACTCCAAATGCAGGCGGGGATTGGAGAGGGACTGCAACGGTCCGGGGCAGAGCAGGCGAGGTTATCGAGTTCCcttcaaaaaacaaaacgcacAGGCGGATGATGAGGTCGGGTCCTTGGGTCGGTTACAAAATTTGTGATTTTGACTTTGGCTGTCAATTTTTGCTTGTGCCCGGGTGGAATTATTCATTGGGGATAAAATACCCTGTAGGCTGTGTTATGAACTATACTTAAAGTCGGTTTACTTAGTGCATTGTTTGATACGCACTATAATTTCTgataacaaaaatttgaaaatagtTCTACAGGCAAaagaaatctttaaatttaagatcatttatattttatccTAGCTAAAGTACTGTGTATAGATAAACGGAATTGGCGTATTGATAAAACCTATTACTTAAAACAAATGTGCTGCTTTTGTACATTCCACCTCCTTGGCATACATACGCACCTATTTTCTCCTCCGTGTGCGCAGCTCCCGCTGGTTTCCCGATGGATTGCGGACTCTTGGAGTCCTCCTCCCGTGAGCTTCGCGTATCGTGGTCCGATggcgtggtggtggtgctgctgcagttcaGCAGTCCGCCCTTCCggccactcccactcccactgccTCCCccgttgttcttgttgctgctgccattgttgttgttgttgttgttgttgttgtggtaaGCTGCTGCCAAGGAACTGCGGCCACTGCGCAGCAGACTGGCCCGCTTCCGCTCCAGACTGGGATGCGGATCCATCTGGTGCAGCTGGTGGCTCTGCTGATTGGCCACcgctgcggcggcggcactTTGGAGCAGGCGCGACGTCTTGGCGGTCAGGTCGAGACGATCCACGTCCACACCCTCGAATCCATACCAGCCGAGCAGCTCGTTCATGGTGTTGTGCGCGAATTCCTGGAAGGGACAgaccgaaacagaaacagaaacagaaagaTGAGTGCTGGAAAACAGGGAATTGCTGACACGGGTTCCTTGGATACCACGTACATGGCCTTTGGGTAACCCGATATTCAGGGAGATCGCATCAGTAGTTCACTCCGAGAACTGTGTGGACATTTATGCATATTCAATTGTATGATTAATATTCCCTGTGCTTTTCTGCAACTTATTTACATACtgcattttaatcattttcaaGATCATTTAAAATAGCTCAATTTCTTTAAGTGCATGGCTATTGAAGGGCAGGTGAAACTTCATTAAAGAGTCAGGCAGGTGAAACTTGGTGGTCGACTACTGGACTTTAATGCTTAAGGGGTAGAGTGACGAAAAGCGCAAGCCACCCTGACCGAAGGAAACTTTCACTAATTATTGATTGCCTTTGCCCGTTGACCTCTGAACCCAATGTCCAATTATGCGCGTTCTTATCTAACCGTATCAAAGCGTTTCCCCCGAGGCTGGAAAGTTGCAGTGTAATCGATAACCCTGGAGAATCACCCACGCATCAAACACCTCACACACACCATCCGCACTCTCCACAAACATATCAGTGCACAAACGGGCGGCAGAGAACTTCATTACGGCCAGAGGGCCGGACTAGTTGCCTTTTGGGTGGCCGGAGTGGGTGGCATTTGCATACTCGGAGGTACATGGGCATCCCCCCACTCTGCACCCTGCACTCTTCACTCTCCACCTCAACCAGCCCCTCCCGCGCTCACTGTTTTGATTATCCCTGCCTCGATATTGATATCCAATACCTTTGGACATTCTCTGTCGCCTTGCGTGTGCCTCCTGCCTCATTGCCTTAAATTTAAGCCGAAAATGCAGGCTCAGTCTGAAGTCCAAGATGCAGAAAACATTTGCGGCTTTTGATgctgttattttttgtttatttttttttatttttgactGGCTCCtgcattcccatttccattcgaatttcgaatcccaatcccaatcccaaggGAGATGCATGTGTGTATCATTCTGGGCCTGCCTGTGCTGCACATAAAAATTTCACACAAGGCTGTGAGAGGTGCACTAACTGGGGATTGGGTTACATTGAAATTCTCATACTCGACGTGGTTTTCACCGAAAAAAGTCCTTTGGAAAGGGCGGTGTTTAAAGGGCTATCCAAATATCTGGAGGAAATATGGTTATCCACTAGCTAAAATCAAATGAGAGTAGGAAAACTTGTCCTCCGAACTttttgctgctgatgttgacATATATAAGTATTATTCTGGGTCTCTAGATTTGCTTCATTACTGCTTTGCGTTTATGCACTGTAACcctttggttttaattttctGCCAGCTGCTTCTGCGGAATGCCAaattgctcatacgccatgtggcCGCAAGTGGTGTCCAATGCCGAGTTTCAGGGGAAATTGGTCCGCGCAAAAGAGCCACAACCACAATTGGCCAATGCTGGCCAGATGATTCATCGCCTCCATTGCATCTATCACAAGCTCCAGACAAACTGGATATCCCCGGCGTCATGCGATACTCTTCAAATTAAGCGTTGCTGCCAACTTGCTGACAAATGCAAGTCGTCTAATAAGTTGCCCTCTCCCTCGGATCCTACCCCTCCAgcgccctctctttcgcaccgCAGCACCCCGTCTCTTTCGCGGCGAAACACCTTTTCCTTTCGCACTCCATGAACAGCGCTCACACGCTCGCTTGGCTATTTTTCCAGCAATTCGCGTATCGGTGACaatcgcattcgcattcgcattcgtatTCGCATTCAGGTTTTACGCTGTCCGCTGctgcgaaaagcgaaaagagTATCAAGAATTCGCACGATAAAATCTCCGGAGCCGGCTGCCCGAGCCGAGCATATCAATTACACGCCTCAGGTGCGACCTCGTCCAGGTGGGATGGGatggagtcggagtcggaggGGATGGGATGGCGGATGGCGGATGAGGGGCTATGGCGACGCACGCTCGGCTCAAGTTCAGCATCTTGCAGTAAGCGTAACCGGAGGAACGGAGATACATTCGACTCCACCACTGCCTCCGTCTCTCTCATTGTCGCATGCGCCGTCTCTTTCGGCAGCTCGGTTTTTAGTATCATTTGTCTGTTAATTTATGTTCGGTTTTTAATTTCTGATTTGTGCGTTCGTTCAGTTTTTCAGCTCTTTGCTGCCTGACAGTGGCTCAACGGGTTCGAGGGGGTGGACAGGGGGTAGGCGGGTATGTCGTCGGTGCATACACtgaacaaaatgtaaatgcaCCCTGCTTAGTGGTGTTTTATATTGTAAACATGTATTAACCTATCACATTTCGTGATCTTCATTTCCTGTTGTAACTTTTATGGTTAGCTTATATTTGCTAATATCATATTTTAAACccattttctctcagtgccgTTTCCGTCAGCGACATTAAAACTCTCGCCCATGCTTGAAACTCTACACCGAAATGcgaataaaaatcaattaattaaaaactgaaattttaTGCCGTCTGTTGTTCTGGATGGAGTTGGGATCTGATTCGCTCTGCCCGCCCAGAAATACATACTTGTGTATGAATCCGTATGTATTAAGCAagatacaaacacacacgtcTACCTTTACATTTCCAATCGAATTTCCTTCTcccccaatcccaatccccaatcccaattccaattccaatcccaatcccgcCCAGCAATCAGATCTGTTTGGATTTTTGGCTCGCTttccatttgaattttttcgTAATTATTGCTCAAGAATCCAGTGGATACATTTGCAACACTCGTTCTGTTTCTGACGCTTCAAGTTTGTTGTGTTTTCCTTCATTTTGCAAAATCTCAACTTACAAAAACATATcatattttcgtttttattatGAATCGTAATGAACCAACCGGCTTTACGGGTGAGACGCTGGAACTGGGAACTCCAATCCGCTAGTCAAGTTCTTTGTCTGGCATTGagtgcactgggagaaaatcGTACTTGGTataggaaaatataaaaactcGTAGATTTCATACGTATTACAAAACAGAGCAGTTTAATTTATAGTTGTACTAAATAATCACAATAAGATCTTGCAAGAGATCTTAGTTAACCTACTGGTAATGGATAAAAAGTATTCAATGCATAGATATAAGATCCATTGTCCATATATCTCCAAACAAGTGCCATCCTCCATGAACTGTGTAGGAGTACAGCCAACTATCGGTCCTAATGGATTTCGGTTTCCTGACCTACATCCAGGCCCATCCGAAGACGTTCCACTGGCCTATCCCGCTGCAGTGGAGCCGCCTGTTATGCGAGTGGCTCGCATTAAAACACGTCTTGGGTTACCGGCGAGGAAACCTAATAGAATAATGTAAAGTACCCGGCGCGGCAATGCTAGCAGTGCCAGAGCAACGAGACCCAGACTGACTGGCTCACTGGAGGATGGGGGATGAGGTATGTGGGGTTGGTGGGTTGGTGGGTTGGTGGGTTGGTGGGCAGGAGGAGCGTAGGAGCGGCTGGAGCGGTACTGGCAACCCAATACGCTTATAATAACTCACCCTGAACCCAGTAAACTGAACTGAGACTAAGGCGAACTAAAACCGAGCTGCAGTAGAACTGGTGTCCGgaccgaatccgaatccgaatccgaatccaatcccaatcccctcGAACACCACCCCGAAAAAGCATATACTCGCACTAGCACGTAAGTGTATATACGGTCGGTCGGCCAGTGGAAATAACACCCAATGGCAACAAATTCTAGAATTACGCTAGTTTTCTCAGACACACGTTTGTACATAcatgggtttgggtttgggtttgggtttgggtttgggattgggtGTTTGCGGGGCGAGGCGAGCACAAAGTCGGTCGGTTTTAAGTTTGCTGTAATCGAATATCGATAGCTCAGGATTGAATGACGCGCGTCCTTCTTTTGAATTCTTACATGACATACTTGGCCTTTGCCAAGTTGtttgttgctcttgctctGCGAATTTTCAGTTCCCACCCGCCCTGCCCCTTCGCCTTAGAAatattccatttcattttaatgtaCACCAGATATGGGTGGCACTGCTCACTGACggatatatactcgtatatatgtacatacatatatgatatgatatatGTGAACTCAAGGCACCGCATCGAGGGGGTTACGAAATCGGAAACCATGGGGTTTGATATTAATGTGTGCGGTAGGTCACATAGACCACTCTTCTAAAAATATgtagataaacaataaaattaactaTATATCAGTGCACTGCTGGTCAATCGAGTGGGTTttcatttatgtttttttaaaatgtCAATGAATCAATCAACAGCAAGTAAAGAGTAAAGTACGATGCAACTGATATGGCTTTTTAGCAATTAGAACAATTATTCGAAAATCAGGCAATTGGACAGCTTTTAGTGTTTATAAAAGTTGTATTTGATTTGCATTCATGGCgattcaatttcatttgcccAAATAAGAACTAAGAATTAAATAGTTAGAAAACTTGATAGCTGCCCTGCGAGCATCGATCTCTTCACCTGCAGCAGTTCTACCACCTGGCGATGTCAAGGGCTTTGGGCCACCCACTCATCCACCCGTCATCCACCCGTCATCTACTCCGTCATCCACTTCGTCATCCAGCCATCCACATTGCCTCTTGGCCACTCGGGTTCGCTTTCGTAGTGCTGGGCCATCAGCAGTGGCTCGAATTAATTTAACGCTATTTTAATTCGAGCTGCTGTTGCGGGGCGGAGGGGGGGGCGTGTTGCATGTGGCAGGCAGCACAGGGTGCCTCACGTTACCAGTGCACTACAGTGTGAACCCCGAAACGCCCACCTCCAATGGGAGAGCACCTTTGAGCTCTGGTTCCTGGTGTTTTGTGTAGAATTTATCATATTCTATTTTGTTTGTAACTCAATCTGCGGCGCTGTTATTAAagttctgctgctgcggcaaCATTTGAGCCCAGTTGCCACCGTCGCCCCAAGCCGCCTCCATTCCTCCACACCGCCTCGGATCCGCCCGTGCTCCTGAGTGGCCGCCTGTCATTGTGTCATCGTCATAGTCATCTGGATCTGGCTGCCCCCGTCTCCCTCCGCTCCACATCCTCCACACCCGGTTGTGTGGGTGTAACCCAATCCCTGCTGCCGGAACCCTGGGTAATGTGCATAGAATGTGGCTCGGAGTCAGCCAACACTCAACTCGGAGGCGATTTGTAGGCGATGAATGTTATGTGTGCAACAGAGGCGACAATGCATTTAATCACAAATTATGGAACATGAATATGCacagaaaacaataaaatgaataatttaatgCAGCTGCTAATGAGGTAAAAACAAATCCATAACAAATCCCAATGTAAAGTGTGCGAAAGAAGTTcccaaatttaatttaatttaatgtgcTATTTAAGTTGTTAATTGtaatgtaaaaaatatttgcctaaGGCCTGCACCATGTTTACCATGTTTGCCGCTCATTTCGCCCAAAAAGAGTTATTGATTTCAGTCATCAATGGCCCCCTTTCCACCCTCTCCACTTTGTCACTCTTCGTACTTCGCAGGATAATGCCTAGTGTGTAGCAAAGACATCCTTTTCTGCAgatacgtacatacatacatatataggtaCCTATATAGTGCCCAGCCTCAGATTTGGCTTGACATCGGTCGCAAAGCGGAAACCTTGAAGGATATCGCCTTTCCATTGTCCTATCAAGTTGCACCCATGAAGCGCGCTCATATTCCTCCCCTCCGCCCTCCGCCCTTATCCTGTATACTTCctccttccccttccccttaCCCTTCCCCTCCAGCCACATAACCATCATCTCAACCGAtatattgttgttgcttaaTTACGCTGTGTGCTTTTGCCTTTGGGccattaaatataaaaatttgtCCTGGCTGCTGTCTTTGCAGCAAATGCAGCTTGTAATTATGGCCAGGAGCTGGCGGAGAGGCCAAAATACTGAAAGCGATACCCCAACTGGGTGAGGTAAGCGAAAATAAAAGGTAtgaattacaatatttttaattgatattttcaGTTAGCAAAATCTTGCACACTCAAAGCAGGTTGGGCGTCATTGAGAGCCCGATTGAAGGCAAATTTCAGCCGAGCACGAATACAGATGATTGAGTTATGTACGAAATGGTATCAAAAACATTACAGAATTTATGTTATATGAGGAGATATAAAAGAAATGAGTATATCGGATTTTAAGAGATATTTCTTATAGCACATAACACTTCTGTAGTATCTTAGTATGACTCCTAGTTTGATAATGCGTGCTCTGATAGATTTAAAGAAATAACAAGGTTTTATACTATCttataattgttataattGTGTCAGTAAGCAGCTTAAGCTCAAGCTCACAATTCCATTATAAATATTATCGTACAGGCATGAGTAGCCACATAGATATCCGTGTAAAGCCCACGTTTACCTAGAAAAACAGTCGCCGAGCTCAGTTCCCAGCGGATACCCAGTTCCCAAGCCCCTCGGCAGCCCattcattataataattttggcttggctttgtttttgtattcgttgttgtagctgttgttgttgttgtttcccctCTTTATGCCCGACAATAAGTATCATTGCGCCCAACTGCAAGTCAGGGGGTATGATTTCAATTCGCCGATCGGGTTACACGTGCTGCAAAAAGTTGCGCTGCGACTCTCTGTCCCTGTCTGtggcattaaattaatttcgctCATTTGGCGGATGGAGCAGAGGCAAAAGAGGGAAttccgaatcggaatcggacCCGCTCACTCGTTAAAATGATTATAAAAACTTATCAATATAAAATTACCGCCAACTCCCGCTCGACTTACGAGCTCGTCCCGTAATCGCGTAATCACAATGGCAATcggaatccgaatccgaatctgaatctgaatccgagtCTCATCAGCTGCAGCGACCGCCAGCAACTCCTCTTTCAAATTCCGTACCCTGATTCAGAAACAAAGTTGCATGGAATTTAATGCAGCACTTTTCTGCGGGGGCGGGCGTTGCATTATCATTGCTCTTGCATAAACATTTCCGATTACCAACTGAAGCCAACAGCCAACTGAACTGGACTGAACTGCGCTGAACTGAAAGCCGAAACGATTTTTGGTTCTCTGGCCGAGGGACTTGGAGTCCGATTCCTTGATTCCAGCGCTTAGTTGGAAATGCTATTTGGTTGGAATCGCTAGCTGGTAAGTGGAAACTACGAGTATGTGCAACATGCAGTTTTCCCAAAAATATCTCTGTGTTCGTTAGCGATGAAATTGGAATACCTGATCTGCGACTTGGTCTACTTTAAAACGAACACTCATTATGCACATTGCTAATGATATATCCAAAATTGATATGATCCAAATTTATCCCCTGGATACGGGATCCACTTCAAAGCTACTCTAACATAAGATATAGACGCGCCACTGGCGAGTGGGTGTTATTCACCTTTCCCCCATCTAAAcattcaaaaacaaataacaataataataattctgCGTATATGCAATTCACAGCTATAGAagcaaaatgttttgccaAGAGAAAGAACGACGttcttatttttaaattcaacgCAAACTTTGTCAGCATCCTTGTTATTGAATACTCGGCGAAATAATGCGCAGACAGGGGCAATTAATTAGACAAGTGGGCAAGAAAGTATCTCAAAGTGTTCATTCACATCCACTCACCTTTATCTCATCGCTGGGCAGTTCTTTTTTGATCTGAACGGGAATCGCACTCGAGGATC
This genomic window contains:
- the LOC120445317 gene encoding sine oculis-binding protein homolog isoform X2; the protein is MSAKTSPSSTSRDANVGSSSAIPVQIKKELPSDEIKEFAHNTMNELLGWYGFEGVDVDRLDLTAKTSRLLQSAAAAAVANQQSHQLHQMDPHPSLERKRASLLRSGRSSLAAAYHNNNNNNNNNGSSNKNNGGGSGSGSGRKGGLLNCSSTTTTPSDHDTRSSREEDSKSPQSIGKPAGAAHTEEKIDFSNCCWCHRPIAENAPDYLTSCDGPRYCSESCFAQSRRASFKKAKTCDWCKHVRHAVSYVDFQDGASQLQFCSEKCLNQYKMQIFCHETQAHLDMHPHLRDQAMDAGSEAGLITPDLWLRNCRSRSASPASTLSVSPGPPTAPATSRCPDSPPSHHPSKPLISVAPVSKLLAQKSPGPAGVPPPPPPPVQRHLAGKLGRRKRRGISSSSGSETVASLLQKQQQQHQHQQQQQQQQQTPQQHQAPPTLTADFGGSSVPLPPLSPMPSMQESPQPQQAPQVPPPQALPRGPTAIPASYFATPSNGVPMGHPFAGRPPPPPHHFMHPPPHGMMPRGFGPPFGPPLPPQMPELGSLLGAVPPVTVMVPYPIIIPLPIPIPVPLPVIDFYKAHLTPEERKRFEEQRTAPSRGENPEEQEQPQPLDCSKSRSELEDEKPDVEQQSESRQELDNDQEEDEKESIPKTNPDGDTNAGSPSISQESSPSPQQTHCIVRESTQSDPEADNQKLPKLKITRLQTKRTLIQTKEAAAECSRPLRKRKRIIDCDFQKMALKEPEVANDGEQSNGSSNKEADPDPEALCNMSGSHSNSGSAKTKK
- the LOC120445317 gene encoding sine oculis-binding protein homolog isoform X1 yields the protein MSFLDVRKVCFGKSIARKLKRACESRKANFSPKRYIPHPAEMSAKTSPSSTSRDANVGSSSAIPVQIKKELPSDEIKEFAHNTMNELLGWYGFEGVDVDRLDLTAKTSRLLQSAAAAAVANQQSHQLHQMDPHPSLERKRASLLRSGRSSLAAAYHNNNNNNNNNGSSNKNNGGGSGSGSGRKGGLLNCSSTTTTPSDHDTRSSREEDSKSPQSIGKPAGAAHTEEKIDFSNCCWCHRPIAENAPDYLTSCDGPRYCSESCFAQSRRASFKKAKTCDWCKHVRHAVSYVDFQDGASQLQFCSEKCLNQYKMQIFCHETQAHLDMHPHLRDQAMDAGSEAGLITPDLWLRNCRSRSASPASTLSVSPGPPTAPATSRCPDSPPSHHPSKPLISVAPVSKLLAQKSPGPAGVPPPPPPPVQRHLAGKLGRRKRRGISSSSGSETVASLLQKQQQQHQHQQQQQQQQQTPQQHQAPPTLTADFGGSSVPLPPLSPMPSMQESPQPQQAPQVPPPQALPRGPTAIPASYFATPSNGVPMGHPFAGRPPPPPHHFMHPPPHGMMPRGFGPPFGPPLPPQMPELGSLLGAVPPVTVMVPYPIIIPLPIPIPVPLPVIDFYKAHLTPEERKRFEEQRTAPSRGENPEEQEQPQPLDCSKSRSELEDEKPDVEQQSESRQELDNDQEEDEKESIPKTNPDGDTNAGSPSISQESSPSPQQTHCIVRESTQSDPEADNQKLPKLKITRLQTKRTLIQTKEAAAECSRPLRKRKRIIDCDFQKMALKEPEVANDGEQSNGSSNKEADPDPEALCNMSGSHSNSGSAKTKK